The Apium graveolens cultivar Ventura chromosome 6, ASM990537v1, whole genome shotgun sequence genome contains a region encoding:
- the LOC141668496 gene encoding importin subunit alpha-like, with translation MESEGIGVDSGKKVKRNGELANGSKAEAKFDIKQVYPFIRDHRPDDGYTISLSHEFWFDPPKIARFLDPIAVDIKREKINQLTHNITSGDRLEIEKCTKELGDMIITDPRLAGALKEPFYKLLVDFLFDDQNPVFQLNAVYILAPVVAYTANREMVIKFIEPPMMGNLLRSEDYNLRLQVLNCPDSVDNKVLWTISMTLAAICQVHPLLPDDKLKLALRAIINLLQYGSFDIASNACEGFAKLCDGNKEVLVNRDDLDHVTEKLLVLIESREPSNVINALVALGSIVRWGSDDDVQVIIDKEGLLELECLLHEKDKNYVIDPCWILSNITARGETFINAVIEHKCIKSLAGVIKKHKLVDVKEEATWAILNAIRGANSDQIICLGESVQPLWDSLKVFSDDPEIVCACLECLVKMQCVEVTSNGEKLNDAEIDKCLRRLQEKQVQLADDIEGSPKSKRLRTIDSIGKYEGNIRFNLKYSPGEFGPC, from the exons ATGGAGTCGGAAGGGATTGGTGTTGATTCCGGAAAAAAAGTGAAAAGAAATGGTGAATTGGCAAATGGCTCAAAAGCAGAAGCAAAATTTGATATTAAACAAGTTTATCCTTTTATAAGAGATCACAGACCGGATGATGGATATACGATTTCATTATCTCATGAGTTTTGGTTCGACCCACCTAAGATCGCCCGCTTTCTTGACCCTATTGCTGTCGACATCaag AGAGAAAAAATTAATCAACTAACACATAATATCACTTCCGGAGACCGGTTAGAGATTGAGAAGTGCACTAAAGAGTTGGGTGATATGATAATAACAG ATCCAAGGTTGGCTGGTGCACTAAAGGAGCCTTTTTATAAGCTCCTTGTTGATTTTCTCTTTGATGACCAAAATCCAGTGTTTCAG CTGAATGCTGTTTACATTCTCGCACCTGTTGTTGCTTATACCGCTAACAGGGAAATGGTAATTAAGTTTATTGAACCTCCAATGATGGGAAACCTTCTTCGCTCAGAGGATTATAACTTAAGGTTGCAG GTGTTAAATTGTCCTGACTCTGTCGACAACAAGGTCTTATGGACCATCAGTATGACTTTGGCAGCCATTTGTCAAGTACATCCACTGCTTCCAGATGATAAG TTAAAGTTGGCTCTTCGTGCTATTATAAATCTTTTACAATATGGAAGTTTTGATATTGCGTCAAACGCATGTGAAGGATTTGCAAAGCTTTGTGATGGAAATAAAGAGGTGTTAGTTAATCGTGATGACCTCGACCATGTTACTGAGAAGCTTCTTGTGCTCATTGA ATCTCGAGAACCTAGCAATGTCATTAATGCACTTGTAGCACTCGGAAGCATTGTAAGATGGGGCAGTGATGATGATGTTCAG GTTATAATTGATAAGGAAGGACTCTTGGAACTTGAATGTTTGTTACACGAAAAAGACAAGAACTATGTGATAGACCCCTGTTGGATACTTTCAAACATAACCGCCAGAGGAGAAACGTTTATAAAT GCCGTAATTGAACACAAGTGTATTAAATCTCTGGCCGGTGTTATAAAAAAGCACAAGTTGGTAGATGTGAAGGAGGAGGCTACTTGGGCAATTTTAAACGCGATTCGTGGTGCTAACAGTGATCAGATAAT ATGCTTGGGGGAGAGTGTACAGCCTTTGTGGGATTCATTAAAAGTATTCAGTGATGATCCAGAGATTGTCTGTGCCTGTTTAGAATGTTTGGTCAAAATGCAATGTGTGGAAGTGACTAGCAATGGGGAGAAGTTGAATGATGCTGAAATTGACAAATGTTTGCGCAGATTACAGGAGAAACAAGTTCAGTTAGCCGATGATATTGAAGGGTCACCGAAATCGAAAAGACTCCGTACAATTGACAGCATTGGAAAATATGAGGGTAACATTAGATTTAATCTAAAGTACTCTCCAGGAGAATTTGGACCATGTTGA